The sequence GCTATGGATACCGTTACTGAATCTGCCATGGCCATAGCTATAGCCAGAGAAGGAGGTATAGGAATACTTCATAAAAACTTAAGTATAGAAAGACAAGCCGAAGAAGTACGTAAGGTCAAGAGAGCGGATAGTGGTATGATTGTAGACCCTATAACCCTTACATTAGACAAAACGGTAGGAGATGCCCTCAAAATAATGGAAGAGAATAAAATTGGTGGGATTCCTGTCGTGGATAATCATAATAAATTACAAGGAATTATTACCAATAGAGATTTGCGATTCGAAAAAAATCGTGCCTTACCTATTACTGAAATTATGACCAAGGAAAATCTGATAACTGCCAAATTGGGCACAGATTTATTGCAGGCCGAAGAGATTTTGAAGAATTATAAAATAGAAAAGCTGCTCGTATGCGATGATAGCAATGTATTGAGGGGACTAATAACCTATAAAGATATTTTAAAAGTAAAAAACAATCCTAACTCAAACAAAGATAATATTGGGCGCCTATTGGTAGGTGCGGCATTAGGTGTCAATGCAACTATGTACGAGCGCTTGGAAGCCTTGTTAGCCGTTGGTGTTGATTTGTTATGTCTAGACACCGCTCATGGTCACTCAGCAGGAGTATTGGACAATATTAAAAAAATAAAGAAAGATTTCAAAAATATAGAGCTCATAGCGGGAAATATAGCCACCAAAGAAGGGGCTCAGGCACTCATTGATGCCGGAGTCGACGGAGTCAAGGTGGGTGTAGGACCAGGGTCAATTTGCACTACTAGAGTTGTAGCTGGTGTAGGCGTGCCACAATTATCTGCCATCTTAATGGCAGCGGAAGCTTGTATCCCTGCTGACATTCCTCTAATAGCAGATGGCGGCATTCGATATACCGGTGATTTAGCTAAGGCTATAGCTGCTGGTGCTGATTGTGTGATGGCTGGGTCTATATTTGCCGGTACCGAAGAGTCTCCGGGAGATACCATATTATACGAAGGTCGGAAATTTAAATCGTATAGAGGTATGGGATCATTAGATGCTATGGCTGAAGGATCAAAAGATAGATATTTCCAAGATGTAGAAGATGATATTAAAAAGCTAGTGCCAGAGGGTATAGTAGGTCGCGTGCCGTTTAAAGGCAATCTCCGTGAGGTTATCTACCAATACGTAGGCGGACTCAGAGCTTCCATGGGCTATTGCGGGGCTAAAGATCTTCATGCCTTGAAAAATGCCCAATTCATACAAATAACGGCATCGGGCATAAAAGAAAGTCACCCTCACGATGTTAGTATTACAAAAGAAAGTCCTAATTATAGCAGATAACAATAGCTATTCGTCTCTCTTTACTTATTTTTGCCCCCTCATATAAAAAACTATATGTTTAAAAATTTCGATAAGAATACCATTATTGGTGCACTATTAATCATGACTATGGTCATGGTTTATTTTAAATACTCTACTGACCAAGCCAAAAAGAGATTAGAAAAAGAAAGGTTAGAAGCTAAGTTCAGAGCTAAAAATACAGCTCATTCCATGGAAGTTAAGTCTCTAGACTCTAACAAAAATACTACAGAAGCGTTAGATACAAATATATTAACTGCACCAGTATTAGTTAAAGGTGAAGACCTATTATTATCCAATGAATTAATAAGTTTAAAGGTCAATACTACTGGCGGGAAAGTTCACTCTGTGAGCCTAAAAAAACACACCACCTATGAAGAAAAACCCGTAGAAATTTTACCAGAGAAATACACGGATTTTGATCTTACTTTTATTACTCCTAAAGGTAGCTTGATTAGCAAAACTACTGGATTTCAGATAATATCTAAAGACAGTCAAAAAATAGAACTTCAGTCTGCGAATGGTTTGAGAGTAATTTATGAATTAAAGCCAAATTCTTACAAATTGTCCCAAAAATGGCTACTTCCAAACGGAAAAGGCAATAAAGCGACTTTAACTCTAGCAACTCAAATGAACAAGCAAGAAGTCAATCTAGAAAGAGAGCGCTCCTTGTCTACAATAAAGTATCTGCCTGAAAATGAAGACGTGCTTCAAAGTCTGAGCATGACGAGCAATGAATTAAAAGAGGTGCCATCGCCTATTCAATGGGTAAGTTTTGGTCAACAGTTTTTCCATGCCACGATTATTCCTTCCGTTTCATTTCAGAATTCTTCATTTGATGTGAAATATAAAGAATCGGATAAGTCATATGTAAAAGACTATACATTAAAAACAGAACTTGGAAATATTGGAGATACTCTAGGTTTTGATTATTTCATCGGACCTATTGATTATAAATTGCTAAAGAAAGAAGAAAAAGATTTAGACTTATTGGTTCCCCTCAGCCAAGACTTCATTCTTTTCAGATGGATGAAAATTTTTAACATCTATCTTATTCTTCCCATCTTCAACTTCCTTTCACAGTTTATATCAAATTATGGGGTTATCATTATACTCCTGACGCTCTTTATAAAATTGATAACTGCACCGCTCTCCTATAAAACCTATGAATCTGGTGTAGCTATGAGAATTTTAAAGCCCGAGCTAGACAAGCTAAAAGCCAAATTTGGAGACGATCAGGCTAAGTTATCTCAGGAACAAATGAAATTGTATGGTGAATTTGGTGTTAGCCCCTTTGGAGGTTGTCTGCCTATGCTATTACAGATGCCTATTCTCTTCGCCATGTTTTCATTTTTCCCATCTTCGATTGAATTGAGACATGAATCTTTTCTCTGGGCGAGTGATTTGAGTACCTACGATACCTTAGTGAAATTGCCATTTAATATCCCATTTTATGGAGCCCATATCAGTCTATTTGCTCTATTAAGCGCTCTTACACAAATAGGTATGAGCTGGTATTCTCAGCGACTACAACCGAGCAGTCCTCAAGCGGATCAAATGAAGATGCTTATGTATATCATGCCCGTCATGTTTTTATTTATGTTCAATTCTTTTCCTGCAGCCTTGACCTTTTATTATTTTTTACAAAACATTTTGGGTATGGCTCAGCAGTGGTTTTTTACTACTTTTATTATTAAAGAAGAAAAAATCCGAGCCAAGATGGAATTAGCTAAAAAAACACCAAAAAAACAGAGCGCTTTCCAGAAAAAAATGGCTGAAATGATGGAGGAAGCAGAAAAACAGAAGAAACTGCAACAAAATCAGAAGAAAAAATAAAAAAAACTATAAGAAAAAAGCAGGAATTATGCTATTTTTGACTTCACATTAAAATTAACATTAAACAAATACACCCTTAGTCAAACTTAAATATTTAAATAATGAAAAAAGTTTTATTCATTTTACTCGTACTCGTAATGTCGTTAGACTCGATTTCCCAAGTGGTCAGAACCCATATAGGGACTACTCGATATGATCTTCAAACGAACAACTCCATTCAGAGAAGAGTCGCCATCCACCCTACCTCTAAAGATTTAATAGCAACATTTACTGCTAGTTTAAGAGACGATGGGAATTATGATGATAGAGGTACAGCTTATGTTTTTTGGAATAACGCCACATCGCAATGGTCTAACTCAAAAAATTTAACTTTAACTCCTCCAGTTGATACATTTTATGGAAGAATTGAGGGTGTTCGTGTAGGTTGGCCGAACCCAATGTTTATTGGCAATAAAGAATTAATTATGTCTCACAAATCCAGTACTGGATCCAACGGTATATATCAATCTTCTCGTGCTACAGCAGGAACTGGAACATGGACGGATATGAATGTTACCAGCGGTACAGAAACATGGCCGCGCGGAGGAGCTAGTGGCAACAATGTCTTTTTAATAAGTTCTCATTTCCAAGCCCCTTTCAACGAAGTAGACGCTGGACTTATGTTTATAAAATCAACAGATGGAGGCTCTGTATGGACAGCGCCAGCTGCCATCAATGGAATCGATAAAGATAACTACACTGTAGTAGGAGGTGATAGGTATGCTATGGACATTAATGGAACAAATGTTGCGATTCTTACTGGTATCAATGATATAACATTATATAAGTCTTCAGACCTTGGAACGTCTTGGACCAAAAAAAGTATTTTCCCTACTTCTTGGAACTTTATTCAAGATGGCGAAATATTAGATAGAGCTGATAGATCAGACGGTGGTTATTCTGTATTAATTGATAACAGCAACAAAGTACACTGCTTCTGGCCTCGTTATGTAACTTTCTCGGATCCAAGCCAAGGAGCGGGTACATTTATTGACATTACACGATCAGGTATTATGTATTGGAACGAAGACATGGGAAATAATCCTCCTAAACTTATCCCAAATACTGATTTTATCCGTGAAAATACCAAAAGTCCATTATCCCCTGTTGGTAGATTTAACACAGCTAATCAAACCTTATCCTATATGGGAAATGGGAGTGGGTATAGAACTTCTACCACTACTTGGCCATCTACTGGTATTGATGCCTCAGGAAATATCTATTTAACTTATGCTTACAACAGAGGAACTATTGACACAACTGCTGGGAATAATGGAATTGGTAAAGATGCTGACCCTACCGGATATAATCTCTACGACGTATATGTAATGAAATCTACCAATAATGGTCAAACATGGATTGGTCCTTTAAATGTAACGAGCAGTGCTACAGTTGAAAACACCTATCCTTCTATGGCTAGACTAGTAGATGGCAATGTACACCTTGTCTATCAAGAAGACAATTTATATGGAAACGCCGTCATGACAGCTACAGGGTCATCAAATGGTACAGGTAGTCAAGCGGGGCCGATACACACTAGAAATAAAATATTTTATGCAAAGGTACCAGTTGATGATATCGTAGATCCATCAACAGATATCACCAACCCTCTTCTTAGAATTAGTAACAACTTCCAGAATTTGGTATTGAGAAAAAACTTACAGTTTTTGAGTGCAGTTCTTTTCGTAGGATGCGGCACGGATACTGTAACAGGCAAAACCTTCTCCAAAACAAAGTCCTTCATTAATGGGAATTTCATTGAATTTTCAGAAGATACATCGCTTCTTACAATTATTGGATTAGATACAATTAATACAAGTATCCCTGGTGAGAGAATAATCAGAATTACTGGACGAGATGCGGCAGGTAATCCTACCATAAGAGTTGGGTCTACATATTTTGATACCATCGTTATGGGTATTGAAATTCTCGAAGACAAAGAAGCACCAACGATAAATTTACTAGGAGCTAATCCTGGGTATGTATACTTGAATGGTGCTAATTTTACTGATCCTGGATCTGAAGTTAGTGATAACAACCCTTGTACTAGTGCATCCGTTACCACGTCAGGAACAGTTAACAAAGCAGTAAAAGGTACTTATACAATTACATACAACGCTAAAGATGGAGCGAACAATACAACAAATGCTACTAGAAAAGTAATCGTAGGAGTAGCTCCAACTGCAGTAATTACTGAGGAAGCACTTACATCCAACAATAAAATCAATGCAAAAGGCTCTACAAGTCTTGATTTATTGACAGAGCCTGGGACTTCTAATACCTACAAATGGACTGTGAAAAAAGGTAATCAGTCTAACAATGTTGCGGCTACTCAAAACTTAGTCAATGCTAATATTCCTGCAGGAGTTACTAGTTTTGACTCCATTTGTTTAGAAGTTTCAAACGCACTTAATAGTGTTCCCAACCCAGCAATTGCTCCTTCCAAAGAGTGCAAGCCACTTAAGTATTCTGTTGGCATTTCATCTGTAACCAATAATCTTGCTGTCACCATTTTCCCGAATCCATCCAACGGAGACTTTAATATCAAGGTGGAAGGTAATAGAGAAAATAAAGCTAGAGTTATTATCACTAGCATGGATGGTAAAATTATTTCCAATAGTCAATTTGAAATAAATGGCACTTATATTCCATTTAGATCGAATCTATCTAGAGGATCATATTTTATAAGTACTGAAGTGGATGGTCAAGTATACCTAGAAAAAGTAGAAGTAAGATAAATATTCGTTTTAATAAAAAAAATGCCGCCTCTAAGGGCGGCATTTTTTTTACCTTTGCTTTAATATCTCCCTGAATGAATTATTTTATTACAACAGTGTTTCTTTTTGTTGCATTAATTGCGGGGGCACAAGAAACCTATATTAGCGGAACTGCGCACTATATGTATCAACTGCCTGCTGGCGATATTGCTAATCAATACGGCTCAAACAGCAATGCTGGATTTAATCTAAATATAAAGTTAGCAAATAATATCACCTTGGGCGTTGAAGGGCAATTTATGTTTGGAAGCAAATACAAGGATGATCGTCTTTTGGGATACATGGTTACCAATAATAATTTTATTATAGGCGAAAATAATGCCATTGAAATACCAGAACTAGATGGTAGGGGAGGAAATTTTTTTGTAGAAGTTGGTAAAATATTTCCACTCAACCTTAAAAATAAAAATAGCGGGCTTCACATAAAAGCTGGGGTTGGATATCTTTTTTATTCTGTATACACCGATGCAGATGTTAAATCTATAACACAACTAAGCGGCAGCTATGCCAATGGCTATAATAGGTTAGAGAGCGGATTAAGTATTAACACATTTGTAGGCTACACGTTGTATTCAAAAAATAAAATGATTAATGGCAGTATTGGATTACAAACAATTTATACCAGTACCAAATTTCAAGGGGTACAAGACTATGCCACAGGAGCACCGCCGAATCCTAGCACAAGATCGAGCCTTTTCTTTGGTCCAAAAATAGGGGTAACAATCGTTCTAAAAAGGTTTATAAAACAAGACCCCAAGTCTGACGGTTATTTTTATAATTAATACGAGACAATGTCATTTGTCTATACTATCTTTTTGCACCTTTATTACATAGGCATCAGACTTTTTTCTTTGACTAATGATAAAGCAAATTTGTGGTTAAATGGCAGAAATGAACAAAAGACTAGATTAAAACAAATAGCGATTAAAAATTGTATTTGGTTTCACACCTCTTCACTAGGAGAGTTTGAACAGGTGAGCTATGTAATTGAAACAATAAAATTGAAATATCCTAAAGAAAAGATACTGGTAACCTTCTTTTCGCCCTCAGGTTTTGAAATGAAAAAGAACTTTAAGTTTGCGGATGAAGTTCTTTACCTGCCTTTTGATTTCCAAAACACTATAAATTCTTTTATTTCTATTGTCCAACCAAAATTAGTTTTCTGGGTTCGTTATGAATTTTGGTTAAACGCTTTGGAGAAAATTAAATCAGAGAATATCCCTCTCATACTGCTTAATGGAGTGTTTCGTAATAAAATTACCTTACTTTATAAACCTTACCTGAAAAAATGCCTCCGTTGTTTTTCTGAAATAACAGTAATCAACTCCTCTTCTCAAAACAATCTCAATTTACTTGGCTTTTCGTCTAAGATTATATATGATACTCGTTATAGTAGAATGAATCAAGTACTCCAAATGCCTTTTGAAGACAATGCCATTCAGCATTTCTGTAACCATGATAAAATTATCGTATGCGGAAGTATTTGGTCCTCTGACGATAAAGTCCTTGAACAAAGTATTATAAAACATAATGATATTCGTTGGCTATTAGTTCCTCACGAGGTAGATTCCTCTAGAATAGAAGAATTGAGAACATTATATCCTAACGCTCAGATACATTCTAAATATGATAAAAGCAAAATCAGTAATATTCTGATTATTGATAGCATTGGCTTTTTGTCAAGAATCTATCGATTTGCTGACCTCGCATATGTAGGTGGGGGATTCAATAAAGTAGTGCATAGCCTGATTGAACCACTGGCCTATTCCCTTCCTATCATCATCGGACCGCATATTGAAAAAAGTGAAGAGGCTAAAGAGTTTGTTCGTCTGAATTTTGCGCATCAAGTAACTAGCAGCTCTGAATTTGAGCGTGAAATGTCCTTAATGCTGGATTCAGATAATAATATATCAAGACAGGATAAACATAATTTCTTCAAAGAAAAAATAGGCTCTATTGATGAAATCATTCAACTGGTAGCCAAATATGCTAGTTTGAATAATTAGTAACTTTAATAATAAGCAGTCTATTTTTGCACATGCAAGATTTTTTACCTACAATTCGAATATATGTCAAGCCATAAAGAAATAAAGCGAGTCACAACTCAAAGTCTTCAAAAACTCAAAAAAGAAGGGCAAAAAATAACGATGCTCACGGCTTATGATTATTCTATGGCAAAACTGATAGACAGTGCAGGGATAGATGTCATTCTTGTAGGGGACAGCGCATCTAATGTTATGGCAGGCCACGAGACTACATTACCGATAACTCTCGATCAAATGATATATCATGCCACATCAGTGGTTCGTGCTGCTGAGCGGGCACTAATTGTAGTGGATATTCCCTTTGGATATTATCAAGGAGATTCTAAATTAGCTCTTACTTCTGCTATACGCATTATGAAGGAATCGGGGGCTCATGCTATAAAAATAGAAGGAGGCGAGGAAATAAAAGAATCAATTGCACGTATATTAAGCGCAGGAATACCTGTCATGGGACACTTAGGATTGACCCCACAGAGTATTTATAAGTTTGGAACCTACAATGTGCGAGCGAAAGATAAAAAAGAGGCTGAGCAAGTAGAGAAAGATGCCACATTATTGCAAAACTTAGGTTGTTTTGCTTTGGTTCTAGAAAAAATTCCTGCTTCACTCGCAAATCAGGTAGCTAAATCTATTTCTATACCCGTTATAGGCATCGGCGCTGGTAGTCAGGTCGATGGACAGGTATTGGTCATGCATGATATGCTCGGAATTAACGTTGATTTTAACCCAAGGTTTATTCGTAAATATGCCAATTTAAACGAAATCATAGATTCTGCAGTTAAAAACTATATAACGGATGTTCAATCTGGAAACTTCCCTAGTATTCATGAACAATATTAATCGCTATGTTTGAAAAATAAATGAAAAACTAACGATGAGGATAAATGCCATCTTAATGTTTCTAATGCTTCTCTTTCAACTAAATTCTCAAGTCAATTTTGAATATCAGTGCTCCGAGATAGATGGAACACCTGTGTTTTTGAATGTAACAGCCAGTTCTGAACCAATGGATTATCTCGGCCAGTCGTTTTATATTTATAAATATGATCTCATGATAGGCTCCGCAAGATATCATTCCTTTTATACCTATAAATTCAATAGAAGACTTTACTTGCTTGATGAAGATGCAAAAACAATAAACTATACCAAAGATCAAATTCTATTTGACCTTAATGAAGAAAATAGAGTTCTAGAAAAAGTTTCAGGAGTTTTTTCAGATGTTGATTTACAAATGGATGATAAGTTGAAATTAAATAATAAGTCATTTTACTTTTATTCTGCTAGCGCCATTTCATTCTCTTATTTCAATGTGACAAGAATGATATTTGACAATTCCCTGGATATTAATCAAATGGAAATAAAGTCATATCTAGGAACAAGCCAATGTGTTCTAAAAAATATAATTATAGAGCCGATTGAAAAAAAACTACAGACATCGACAAAAAAAATCAAAAAGAAAAAGTCAAGCTCATCTCTTAAGGATATAAAGTTTTATGAAAATTGGAATAAAAAATAACCAAATGAAAAAATATAGTGTAATTATAGGTATACTTTTGTTTTGCGAAATATTAATAGGTCAAAAATTAGAATATACTTGTAAGTCAAATAATGGATTGCGCGTCTCTCTGAGTGTAACCCCCGGATCTAAACCACTAAATTACCTAAAAACCCAAGTCATTATTTATAAATATGATTTACAGATTGCTAATGAAGCTAATCATAGCTTTTATATCTACAAATATAAAAATAACCTTTATCTCCTAGATGGATTCGCTACTAAATTAAACCATACTAAAGACCAAAGCTTATTTTCAATACCCCATCGTTCAACTTATAGCCTAAATTTAAATGGCGTTTTAGAGAATGGAATACTTGGACTCTCTAATTTTACTACTATAAATGGTCAGACCTTCTATAAATATAGTCTCAGCGCTGAAAGGAATGAACTTTTTTTATCAGAAATTTTCTTTGATTCTAATCTTAATATCACAGAATTAGACTTTAATTCTAATGGAAAACTATGTTCATGCACAAAATCAAATGTCATTGTTAAATTGAGATAGTACACATTAAATAACATTAATCATATATATGATACTACTTAGGGCTTATGCCACCATTTGGGATTTTGTAAACCACCATTTCGGAACCAATATTACATCTATGCCACCAAACACCTATGGTTTTATGATGGCGATGGCTTTCATTGTCGGTATTTACTTAGCTAGAAATGAGTTGGCTAGAAAAACTAAACTTGGCATTTTCCCAAAAGCGGGAAAAGAGATAATCGTTGGTCAAGGTATAAATTTTACAGATGTAATTCTCCATGGACTATTAGGTTTTTTTGTAGGCTTAAAACTAGTCGGAGCGC is a genomic window of Chitinophagales bacterium containing:
- the guaB gene encoding IMP dehydrogenase, whose amino-acid sequence is MHFHSDKIKSIGLTFDDVLLIPAASTVLPRETRLTSRISRNISLNIPLVSAAMDTVTESAMAIAIAREGGIGILHKNLSIERQAEEVRKVKRADSGMIVDPITLTLDKTVGDALKIMEENKIGGIPVVDNHNKLQGIITNRDLRFEKNRALPITEIMTKENLITAKLGTDLLQAEEILKNYKIEKLLVCDDSNVLRGLITYKDILKVKNNPNSNKDNIGRLLVGAALGVNATMYERLEALLAVGVDLLCLDTAHGHSAGVLDNIKKIKKDFKNIELIAGNIATKEGAQALIDAGVDGVKVGVGPGSICTTRVVAGVGVPQLSAILMAAEACIPADIPLIADGGIRYTGDLAKAIAAGADCVMAGSIFAGTEESPGDTILYEGRKFKSYRGMGSLDAMAEGSKDRYFQDVEDDIKKLVPEGIVGRVPFKGNLREVIYQYVGGLRASMGYCGAKDLHALKNAQFIQITASGIKESHPHDVSITKESPNYSR
- the yidC gene encoding membrane protein insertase YidC, translating into MFKNFDKNTIIGALLIMTMVMVYFKYSTDQAKKRLEKERLEAKFRAKNTAHSMEVKSLDSNKNTTEALDTNILTAPVLVKGEDLLLSNELISLKVNTTGGKVHSVSLKKHTTYEEKPVEILPEKYTDFDLTFITPKGSLISKTTGFQIISKDSQKIELQSANGLRVIYELKPNSYKLSQKWLLPNGKGNKATLTLATQMNKQEVNLERERSLSTIKYLPENEDVLQSLSMTSNELKEVPSPIQWVSFGQQFFHATIIPSVSFQNSSFDVKYKESDKSYVKDYTLKTELGNIGDTLGFDYFIGPIDYKLLKKEEKDLDLLVPLSQDFILFRWMKIFNIYLILPIFNFLSQFISNYGVIIILLTLFIKLITAPLSYKTYESGVAMRILKPELDKLKAKFGDDQAKLSQEQMKLYGEFGVSPFGGCLPMLLQMPILFAMFSFFPSSIELRHESFLWASDLSTYDTLVKLPFNIPFYGAHISLFALLSALTQIGMSWYSQRLQPSSPQADQMKMLMYIMPVMFLFMFNSFPAALTFYYFLQNILGMAQQWFFTTFIIKEEKIRAKMELAKKTPKKQSAFQKKMAEMMEEAEKQKKLQQNQKKK
- a CDS encoding DUF5011 domain-containing protein; its protein translation is MKKVLFILLVLVMSLDSISQVVRTHIGTTRYDLQTNNSIQRRVAIHPTSKDLIATFTASLRDDGNYDDRGTAYVFWNNATSQWSNSKNLTLTPPVDTFYGRIEGVRVGWPNPMFIGNKELIMSHKSSTGSNGIYQSSRATAGTGTWTDMNVTSGTETWPRGGASGNNVFLISSHFQAPFNEVDAGLMFIKSTDGGSVWTAPAAINGIDKDNYTVVGGDRYAMDINGTNVAILTGINDITLYKSSDLGTSWTKKSIFPTSWNFIQDGEILDRADRSDGGYSVLIDNSNKVHCFWPRYVTFSDPSQGAGTFIDITRSGIMYWNEDMGNNPPKLIPNTDFIRENTKSPLSPVGRFNTANQTLSYMGNGSGYRTSTTTWPSTGIDASGNIYLTYAYNRGTIDTTAGNNGIGKDADPTGYNLYDVYVMKSTNNGQTWIGPLNVTSSATVENTYPSMARLVDGNVHLVYQEDNLYGNAVMTATGSSNGTGSQAGPIHTRNKIFYAKVPVDDIVDPSTDITNPLLRISNNFQNLVLRKNLQFLSAVLFVGCGTDTVTGKTFSKTKSFINGNFIEFSEDTSLLTIIGLDTINTSIPGERIIRITGRDAAGNPTIRVGSTYFDTIVMGIEILEDKEAPTINLLGANPGYVYLNGANFTDPGSEVSDNNPCTSASVTTSGTVNKAVKGTYTITYNAKDGANNTTNATRKVIVGVAPTAVITEEALTSNNKINAKGSTSLDLLTEPGTSNTYKWTVKKGNQSNNVAATQNLVNANIPAGVTSFDSICLEVSNALNSVPNPAIAPSKECKPLKYSVGISSVTNNLAVTIFPNPSNGDFNIKVEGNRENKARVIITSMDGKIISNSQFEINGTYIPFRSNLSRGSYFISTEVDGQVYLEKVEVR
- the panB gene encoding 3-methyl-2-oxobutanoate hydroxymethyltransferase, with protein sequence MSSHKEIKRVTTQSLQKLKKEGQKITMLTAYDYSMAKLIDSAGIDVILVGDSASNVMAGHETTLPITLDQMIYHATSVVRAAERALIVVDIPFGYYQGDSKLALTSAIRIMKESGAHAIKIEGGEEIKESIARILSAGIPVMGHLGLTPQSIYKFGTYNVRAKDKKEAEQVEKDATLLQNLGCFALVLEKIPASLANQVAKSISIPVIGIGAGSQVDGQVLVMHDMLGINVDFNPRFIRKYANLNEIIDSAVKNYITDVQSGNFPSIHEQY